A segment of the Aptenodytes patagonicus chromosome 3, bAptPat1.pri.cur, whole genome shotgun sequence genome:
taaaaccaagtacCTATTTGATTCAAGTGAATGAATGACAATTGAGGCATATTGTGCCTCTTCTCTAGAGTGAGAAGACCATGTCAGACTGCAACATCTCCACTCTTCTGAGCACACACCCCGTCCCTTGCAAAGTCAATCTACCCAACATGCCTTCTCGGTGTAGCATTTACAGTGAAGAGATTGCCCTCAGAGAGGCAATGGCCATAAAGATCAGGAATTGTTGCATTCATTGTATCACATCCCTGGTGACTAACGAATGAAGTCACAATTCTCCTTTGGACAACTAAAAAAAGGATCCTGCCAATAACTCACATAATGAAGCTATAAATTTATCTAGTCTATCATACCAGAGTTCAGATTGTAGCATAGGTCACCAGCGCTCGTGAGATGACAGTTTTACACAATGTGGATGTATAAAACAAGTACCTATGACACTGGGCAGATGAAAGGTGCTATAAAGCTTCATTAGATTGGAAACCATCCAACAGTTGCACATTAGAGACTGAATTCAATAGACAAGTAGCTTTCCCAGTACAATGCTTCTTCACAGCCAGATGCTTTATGAATACCACAAAGTGAACCCTTATCTTACTTTCCTCAGAATTAGATTTTCAAGTAGCAAAGACAGACTTTGATGCCCCTTGAAAGCCTGCTGAGTTATTTTCTGTACAGAAGAGATCACCACAGAACAGGGCCTCTGATGGCAGCCagggaaaaggcaaagagaaataaatacatactgCCCACATTCTGCCACGATGGCCCCAGACTTGCTATAAAGAAGTCATAGCAGGCTGTTTTTCACCAATACTCCAAATGTTGCCCTTTGTGCCAGCTCAAAAAGGACAATATATGTATACCTACTCCCTGTTGTATGCATCCTGCGCTGAAAGTATTCTCCTCTTAGTTGTTGTTTTACTATCCTGAAGTATCCATAGCTCGTACAAGCTGGTTAAGGAGCAAACAGGAGCTGAAAGTAGTTATGTCTGCAAGCTTTTATTTACAAGGACATGGGTTAAGGATTAAGCACAATGTCAAGGACTAAAATCACTGGTCTCACTTTATACGACAGAAAGTCCAGTTCTcctggcctgcagctcctgcactgtaaatgaagaagaaaggacaGTATCTTTGTGGAGAAATGTATATAAAGCTTTTTACATCTGCCTCTTACACATCCATGTAGAACTGGGTACATTAATAACTGTAAGCAATTATCTGAGATGGTGATTTCAGGAAAAACTTGTGTTTTCCAATAGCAAATGCTAAACCTCACCTCACAATTTTCATTCATGATATCCACAGCtcaatttaatgtattttgtgtgtTGTTTGCAAACACCTACTGCTACGTGTACTCTTCTGGTACACACAGCTTCTAACGTGTGACCAGGTATAGGATGCATTTCCATTGAGCCTAtctaaaatgaatgcattttcaATATTTTGCAATTGCAAACACCTCATCTTGGAAAGCTGGGATCAGTGGGAACAATCCAGCTAAAAAATTACACTTTGTTGGTTAAAAAGTAACTGTTTGCTCGCAGACAACCCTGCCAGAGGTCTTTCACAAATGCAAGTACTGCTAGTCCTAAAATGTTTTGTCATTCAACCTTCCAAAAATAATGTTACCTAAAGAACTTACTTTTTGGGGCTGAACTGAGAGCATGGAGGCAGAATACCACCACTGCTTTAAGCCACAGGCATGTTTAACGCTGAGTGACACAACCTCCCGCTCTGGGGGGCTGGAGGCTCCGCCCAGCGGCTCCCCACGGGTCCCCCCGTCCCGTGTGGAGGCAGCGGAGAGCTGAGCTGGCGATGACCGGCCCGGGACTGGCGCCCTCGCGGCCATTATGCCTCAGGCGgccctttccccctcccagaCCCGCGAGCTCGGGGCGCGAGGGGGCAGAGAATGCCCGATTCCGATTGGCTGCCGCGCTGGCGGGCGCTCGATCCCGCCCTTCTGGAAGGTTCTCCGCCGGCTGAGGCGCTGAGGCACGGGGGAGCCCCATGAGGGCAGAAGGCGGTTCAGCCGGTGTCGGGCTGCCACAAGAGGGCGCTCGGAGTCGCAGTCAGGCTTGCGTTTCCGAGACAGAGTACCCACCTCTATTCTGTGGCTTCAGAAACGTGCTTGTTcgtaaaaaattaaattttctactTCCTCACCCGATTCCATGAGTGAGGCTCTCCACGACATAACAGGCATCCAAGCACTGGCAGTACAACTGTTAGAGCCAGAGAGGGATCAGCAGGATACCTCCTCCAATTCTCGTATTTTGAACATTTAGCAAAGGCTAAACATCTTTATACCAGTACTCAGGGGAGCAACAGGGCACCGTGCACCCTCCAAGCTGGGGGAGGCCCTGGGCAGGCACCATCCCCAGCCTTACCCCATCCTCCTGTTACAGTCTGTGGCTCTGAGCCATGGTTTCAGCCTGCACATGCCCCGTACCAGCACGCACGACGGGTGAGATACTCTTTTCGACACACTGCTAAAGCCCATATTTAGTTACTGGTGATTTGTCAGTTGTTGGATAGCTCTTgcaacaaaaattatttattcCAGCGAGTCACAGATGGCTCACCCAAGGAAGGTATTTTTAATATCTAATACATGGTGTAAGGTTATGGCAGGACGATGCAGGTCAAGATCGCACATCTAATCCCATACATAGCATATTTATAGCACACAGACTTATAGCAATTCAAAGGCTATTAGCTTTATTAACAAGTAACGAAGTATACACAGGTAAAAAATTTCTGAAGAGCAAATCCTGTGTGGGAGTATTTCCCCACCCCAAATCACTCccctttaaatgaaaacttcctTGTTTTGAAGAAGGATTACTTGTTTCACAAACATCTATTACAGGAAGGGCTGTGTGTTCAGAGAGGGTGTCCACGTTTCCTCCTGTCAGCTTTCCCTGGTGGCAGCCGAGAGATTACTTGACTGCTTTCAGCGCTATTCACAGAAGAAATCAATGTCCTGAAAAAGAGagttaaaaggaaatgttttgagATTACTGAAGGATTAACGTTCCTTTATCAACCCCCAAAGGTACATGAGTAGATGCAAACACAGAATACACTATAATATACTCAAAGtattctggaaaggaaaaaggactTTTATCTTTTGCCTCCTTTTGCGTAACTGGGATGATTTGTTGCTGccataaatttttaaagtgaattagGCAATACCACCTTCTCTCTTCATTTCAAATgattcctttctctcccttttttgttttgtattcccACAACCATACCTGGATTTATTAGTCATACGTAACCCTTTATCCTTAAACAATTCCTAATCACACCTGAAAAGGATGCCTTAAACAGACTAAGGCTATGTGATACACTTGCTATGGAGAAATGTGACTAGAAAATAAATGCCAGTATTTTCCTTGAAAACGTCCAGCATGGGATAGACTTCCACAGCATATTGCCTTCATCTAGCTTCCTGCTATTATGTTATATGGCTATGTAGATCTCGATTCTGCTGCAGGGAATTATCTATCACACTGTGGTGCTCAGACTGTATGACATTTACATTAGACCAGCGTATCACATATAGCTGTCCACTGGAAGCAGAAGACAGGGAGCTGTTTTGGAACAGATGCTTACTGGTAATGAAAGTACTCTCATCTTAGCCAGCAAATGGCCAATTTTAAGTGATCGAGAGAAGGCAGGCAATCCAACACCGCTTTGTAGTACACACAGTCTATTGTGTTGAGTCTATTGTATTTCAGTGTGATTCAATGGCTCAGAAGTAgcagcactgaggaaaaaaaaaaaatctcctaagaTTTATTGCTCAAATGGCAACCAACAGGCATGGATTACCCAGTGCTGCACAAAAGGATGCTGAGAGAAGCTCACAGGCAGAAATGTTTATTAGCGGAGTCTGTAGCTAATGGCATACATTGACTCCAACACTGAAAGTTactttgttttggggggggggggggaaaggagggtcAGAGACACAGAGGCCCCCAGGCTGATGTCCTCTTTCAGGCTTCTCTCCAGTGCAGCAGGTGtcgtgtcgtcgtccccccccccccccccatacttTCCCCCATCGAGTTGCCTATCAGTTGTTCCTCCATGCAAAGCCATTTGTGTGTGCCACCCAGTGCTCTGATCAGGGGCGGGCGCCACATGCTGATTAACCACTAAGCTTTGGGCATCATCAGGTCCCCTAATATAAATGGCAACCCATTCTCAAGAGAACCCATCATAACACTAATATTGGGCTTTGCAGGTGCAAGGCCtggaaagcaaggcaaaaaccTTGCCAGCGGCTGGGGGGAAGGTTACAGAGCTGTGAGCAAGAGACCAGCTTCTGACTTGCAGATGGAAGGCTGATGGCATTAGAGGCATCTGTGGTGGTGTGCAACACTAGCTCTGTATAAAATGGCACCTTTAAGGGATATTTCTGGAGCAAGCAGCATGCCCGTATACAGATTGGTTAAGATGGGCTGTAGACTGTTTGAAATGTGAACTTAGAAAGAGTCAGATCCTTAAGGTCACGTTTGCAACACACAAGTGGGGAGCAGTAGAACAAGGAAAAGAATGTATCTGTATCACCCTTCGTTTTCGTTGCAAAGTTCCTGCATAGCGAGACTGTGAAGTAAGGGTGAAACGACTGTGAAAGTCTGTGTCACTAGCTTTGTGAAAGAAAATCACTTTCCAATTAAAGTTCTGCCTTGCAGCCTGACAACAGCCCATTATGGACCCTGAGTCAGCCTGCAGGCTAAGACATCGCTTTAACCTACCTCTGCTTGCCGTTCAGCTTGCCATGCAGCAGACTGGCTGTCATATTGTTGAGAAATGAGCTTAGAAACGTATTTTAGTCATTCTTTCATGTTCTGTGACTAATTAATTGCTGCAATGCTTCTGGGCCAAATTCAGAATAACCTAATGTAGTGTCAAGAAAAGCAATCACTTATCCAAGATTCGCATTTCCTCAAATAAAGATTGTCTGACACATTATAACACAAATCCTAGCAACTATTaacatgaaacaaaattcttCCTTTCACTTATTTCCTCTGTGTTAATGAAACCCATCTAGTAATCTGGACCTGGGATTAAAAACTCCATATACGATTTCAATATTGAAGCACTAATTGTATTTTGCCGTACACTTCAAAACAGCATATAGCTAAATATTCAATATTGATGAAGGTAATTACTGGAAACGTACCACTCAATTTGTTTTAAGCATAGAAATAAGCTACCAGTAAGTGTTAGTTGTAAGCCAAACCATACCAGCCTCTGAGAAAGGACCCTCCTCTTCCACTCCTCTGTGAAGTGTTTCAGATCTTCAGTAAAATTAAGAGTTGTCTGGTGTATGAGACACTACTGTACATCATCAGGGACAATCACCCTTTCAGAAGTACAGCCTACTTACTCACAGAACACTAACGTGTTTCCAATAGCGTTTTAATTCAGCTTTTTGATAGACGTACCAATAACTGTGAAAGCATGcttgttttctcagaaaaagaGTAAATCAGAAGTTCTCTATGACAATGTCCCTCTATATACAGTTTATAGAAAGTGTGCTTGTACGCGTTACTAAAGTACGCAGCACAATATCCAGACTctaaaaaagaaagcttcttgCAATGTATTGCAAATGGCTTGGGTAAAACTTACATGGCCTTGAAGGAATACTGTTCAAATCAATAGGAACTCTAATAGGATCAAGCCCTTAATGCAGCATTTGTAATGTCTGCAATATCAGAGCGTATGTTAGGATTTTATTGAGGCTATTTGCCTGTATAAAGGCCCAAAGATCGGATCCCTAAGCATCTGTGATATGCTACAATCAACTGCCACAATTATGATTTGTTTTTACAGCAAATTAGCATTATACAGCCAAGTATAATTATGTAGCCAGCTGGGCTTTTACAAATTCCTTACCGTTGTAGGAACAGTCTTATTTGCTTCTTGATAGACATGTTGTTCTGAGACTAAACTGCTAGGGAAATAACCAACTGTCCCCATATGGTCTTCATACTGTTCTCCATAAACCTTCAAGCAAGGAGATGTATAATTAGGTACCTTAAAACAGTCCTCATCTGGTTTGAGCTAGTTCATAAATTTAGTCAAAAGCAGTCACTAATATGTTAACTCTGGTTTTAGATTTCCTAGGTTCCAATTAGCTGGCACATGAACCATTAACAACAGTTCTGATACAGGCATACATTTTTTGGAGTGAATTAATACCACCTATAGTttatctggaattttttttataaatgcagCTAGTATTTATCTTTACTTCCCTTAAATTTAAGAGTTTTATGACCATGATAGAAGCTTTCTCCTCCATAGTTTCAGCaaacagccacagaaaagaaCTGTTGAGCTCTTCTGTTCATAATTACTATATAGTTATTGAAgatattccatttaaaaaaatatattaaaaacctcAAGACTCCTCAATCAGTTTAAGTTTAAACATTCGCTTTGAAAACTAAGTTGCTGCTTTAAAACCCACAATAGCTCAGCATTAGCATCCATTTCTTGACAGAAATGCATGTTAATCTACTTCTGGTTTGCTCATATATGCAAGAATCTCCTCTTACACTTCCAGCCCAGAATTCTCCAGAGTCGTCTTCTTTCACTAGTTTTGAGTAAACATAAATCAACTGCCCTTTTTTGATATTAATGAATCTGCAGTCTGGAGCATTATAATCCTCTTCTGCTCTGGCAAGGGAAATggtgtctagaaaaaaaaaaaaaagaatgaggcGGACGAATTTAGATACATATATACttttagagagagaaatataAATACGTATGTGCTTGTATGCACACATGTAAAACTATTTCTACAGATAAAAGTAGGTTATCCTGAAATGAATAAAAGTCTTCAAGAATTTGTTCTGCTCATTTTTCTATTCTCCAGTAAGCAAAGTAAGAGCTTAAGAATGTGCCATTTCTTCATAGTGGAAGTTACAATCCTTCTCTCTACACTTACCTTTCACTTGAGTGAAAAATGTCCTTTACAAACCCCTTTTTGCAGTAAAACTGCATGTGACGTTCCACATAAACCCTCCCACTCTGCTTTTAAAGTTGACAAACCAATGCAAATATAACAGAGCTAAATAAGCAGAGTAGTTTTCCCTCGCACTACCGCATCCAAACTCGGCAGTCATTTTTGAGACTATTTCTTCctcaaaattaaagcaaaattacTTACAGACACAGTCATCATCAGCacacagcttcttgctggcaaGCTTGTCCATAAAAATTCCAGTTACAAGAGGACACATTAATCTGAGACACAAAAGTAGAACAACCAAATAAACACGttgtgtcatttttctttgctgcagtgCTTGCTGAATGCGCGCCGGGTCCAGCAATCCCCATCTTTTATGGAAGAGGCAGACACCTGGACAAACAAGCCAGGCCAATGGGAAGGGGTTGGGGCGACATTCCACCCCACCAGAGGAGCCGCAGGCAGGAGGAAGACCTCAGGGTCCACTCACGAAACCGAATCCCTTCCCAAAGCCATTCTGCATTGACATTTCAATCAGCAACtgtattatttaaacattttaagccTTCCTGTAGTTGTCCATAATCTTAATCTTACCTCGAGCAAAGTTTGAGAATGAAAATTGTCAGAACCTGGTAAGCAGCAAAGGAAATTACATCCTTCCAAATCCTGAAGTTCTTCATTTTCACAAATGCTCACTGACAAGCGTAAGCTTCACTGGACCGTAAACCCTCAGTGGCAGAGATTTCCTTGTTACGGTCTACAGAAAGGACCTACTAGGACCCTAACACATGGACACAAATGTAAACAAAGCAACAGGGAGTTGAAACCCAGAAAAAAGGCTTTGCAAGTCAGCAATTTAAATCTGAAATCTAAGAGTTCAAGCACCACATGCTTGTACGGGCAGGATCCCTTCCACAGGGAGACGCAGTCGAGAGCAAAGCACACAGGTTACACCAGGAAGCAaccatttcacttttatttacaTACATCTTACAATTGAGAGTTTGCAGATGCAAGACGCTGAACAACATACAGTGCCACAGGCTGACTTAAAAGGTCCTCTTTATGCCTTGGAGAGGACATCTAGAATTCATCTAACTTCCCAAAATCTTGTCCTAGCATACATGAGGCAAGACTTGTAGGgagtattttaattgaaatagatgtgcacacacatgcacaaaaggAACAACCACCGGAGTTACTGCACTGTAGGCGATTCACATCACAGCTGTCAGGCTACAGAAGGCTGGTCTGGATCAGTCCTTAAAAGTGACCGAGAGCAAGTTTGGGAATTCCCAAACTCCAGAGAACCAGCGCTACCTGATTCACAAGGAGGCCTGAAGAGCTGCTGGCTGTACCAGCTTTCAGTCAACAAGCAGAACAGAGGAAGCTGTCAACTGTCATCCAAAATCCCACACTCTTTCTTCAAAAGAGCATCTTGCAATTTCACCCTCCTGTTACAGCTGACTTCACCACATTCTCTAATCTTCCAGCCCATTACCCCTTCCTCCAACCTCCCGTATGTAGTGTCTAACTTCCTTTGCAGACAGCTCCACACAAACCCTTCTAAGTCAATAAAGGTCAAGAGCGGTAGCATGCAGTGGTAGTCTCATGTACGCAGACTAGTGGGATGCAAGGACAGCATAATTAATACCTATAAAATTAtgactgcagaaggaaaaacataAGGTTCATGATGGAATAACATAGTCACTTTTGCTCCTGTGTTACAGGCACATTGAAACGATTTTTCACTTGCAAGTATTAGAATACTTGtgaaatcacacacacacaaaaatcactaaaaagaatgaaaaaaatacacgTATGAAGCTATGACTAATCGAGATGACGCTGGAAGGGACATCATCTTGCACTGTACTCTGGgagcagaagaagaaagatttttcagGTCTCGTGCAAAAAAGGTGGTTTATGTAGCTAGTTTTATGCTTACAGATGCACTGAAACATAGCACTTGCTCAGAAATTGAGTGGACATGCCAGAACTACCATATATAATATACCAAGAAGTATACCaagattttataaaaatcaaTCATACTTTCCTGAAGGTGCAGCACTTTCTCCAAAGAACAGTTTTAAGTCAGATCTCAATTGTTTCAGAACACAAAACTGGGGGAAATAGATGCTCTGCAGCTACAGCCAAGCCCACACAACACAGGAAGGGACTGCACCGAGCCACGGTCAGAGGAAAGGCTATGGCCTCCAGCATCCTTCCTCCCGCCCCCATTGACCAAATTactttggaaacagaaaaaacctCAACACTTGCAATGCAGCTACAATGCAAAACATTCTTCCTTGTAGTTTCTTGCCTAAATATCAGCTACTCCAATACTTACCTGAACTGCTTCTAAAGGAAACCATAAAGGAACTCTATCCCATTACTTTTTTGTCTGAAAGGCTAGTTAGAGGCCTCACAGAGAAGGTGTTCAAGAAGCGAGGAATGGTGCAACATGACAAGCGCTGTGTGACCGCTTCCTCTCAAACATTAATCTTCAAGG
Coding sequences within it:
- the OTOR gene encoding otoraplin, with the translated sequence MHVLMLLGLLGVLLMCPLVTGIFMDKLASKKLCADDDCVYTISLARAEEDYNAPDCRFINIKKGQLIYVYSKLVKEDDSGEFWAGSVYGEQYEDHMGTVGYFPSSLVSEQHVYQEANKTVPTTDIDFFCE